Below is a window of Paenibacillus bovis DNA.
TGCAGCACAGCAGCAAAATAATCAGCATAGTGATTCTCCTTTATAACGGATATAAGCTCTAGTATATCATATCACCGAAGTAGTATATCTCCGTATTGATGTGCGTTATTACAATCTATCCGCGCTGCGGAATATAAGGAGGAATCGGTGCATTGACGACGGAAATAGGCACTTCCAGTGTCTGGCCGCTCTGGATATCATAAGGCGTGACCAGCCGGTTCGCCTGCAGCAGATGCTCGACAGTCAGCTGATACTGCTCGGCAATATAATCCGCCGATTCTTCCCCGACTACAATATGCTGCTTGCGCAGCTTGTCGATCCGGCAGGCCGCCTGCTTGAATGTGGGTTGTTTGGACAGCGGATCGGTAAAATCGGCAGTTAGATCATTGGCAGACTCATGACCTTCCCAGCTACCATAATGGAATGGCACAAATACCAGTCCTTTTTGTACTGCTGTACCGATACGGGCCGGCACTTCTATCCAGCCGCGCGGCGAGGTAATCCGCACCACTTCTCCCTGCACGATAGATAATGCCGCTGCATCTTCTTCGTGAATCTCCACATAGGCATTCGGCGCAGCCATTTGCAAATAAGGTGAACGGGCAGTCTTGGTCCGGGTATGCCAGTGCCAGACCAGACGGCCGGTAGTGAGCCAGATTGGATATTCTTCATTCGGCTGCTCGGTCGGCGGCAGGTAGCGGGTCGCATGTAAAATAGCTTTGCCGTTGGCCTGCTTGCGGACAAATTCATCCCGGCTCAGTGCACGGCCGCTGAATTGATCCTTGGTATAGCTCTGGGAATAATCTGCATCGGTCGGAAATTGGTAATCGCTGTATAAGCGAGGCGTTCCTGTTGGATGCTGTTCATTGGCAGGCCAGCGCATGCCGTTGTGTTGTTCCAATTTGTCATACGTCATACCGGTCATATCACAAGGTCTGCCGCGTGATACCTTTTTCCATTCTTCAAAACATTCTTCCGGTGTCGAGTAACCGATCAACGGCTGACCATCTTTGTCTTTGAGACCCATACGGCGGGCAAAATCAATCAGAATCTGCAGATCACTTTTGACACCTTCAGGCGCTTCTACCGCTTTGCGAAGTACATTGATCGTACGGTCGGCATTCTCCATCGTGCCTTCTTTTTCTCCCCATAATGCAACAGGCAGGATCACATCGGCCACCTTGGCGGTTTCGGTGAGGAAAGGGTCCTGCACCACAACGAATATACTTTCCAGCGCTTTGCGTGCACGGCGGCGGTTCGGCAGAGATACCATCGGGTTGGTACCGATATTCCAGAAAAAAGTAACTTTTCCCTGCTCGATCATATCCAGCTGCTCCTCGATTCCTTTTTCCGGACCGGCGGGCAGCGTTTCTTCCTCTACATTCCACAGATCGGCCATTTCCTGCAGATGCTGCGGATTCATCGGATTACGCTGGGCAGGGTATGTTCCTACTCCACCTGCTGTACGATTCGCAGAAGAGCTCGGCTGACCTGCCATATGCAACGGACCGCAGCCCGGCTTGCCGATCTGACCGCGGATCAGATGCATATTGTTGATCGCTACGCAGGCTGTAGTAGCGTCTGCACTCTGGAACGTTCCCTGCAGCGTCGTTGTTACCATGGATGGCGTCTCTCCCAGCACCCGGGCTGCTTCATGCAGCTGCTCTACAGGAATACCCGTGATCTTCGACGTTTTCTCTGGTGTCCAATCTGCGACCGATTGCTTCATTTCATCAAAACCAATCGTATACTGTTCGACAAATTGCTGATCAATATGTCCATTTTGGATCATCAGATGAACAAGTCCATTGAGCAGCGCTACATTGGTACCCGGAATCAACTGCAAATGCAGATCTGCATGACGGGCAGTTAACGTATGGCGAGGATCAACGGCAATGATATAAGGCTTGCCTTCCCGCTGTTTGCGCTGCATAATCCGCTCATGCAGTACTGTTCCTGTCTCCGCTACATTATGACCGAACAGCATCAATGTATCGGTTACATCGACATCGTCAAAGGAAGCCGGTGTTCCATCTGCGCCAAATGACTGCAGCAGGCAGAACTCTGTAGTTGCTGTACAGAGGCGGGTATTGGCATCCAGCAAATGGGTATGCAGGCCGGCACGGCCGATTTTGGCAATTGTATAGTAGTCTTCCAGGTATCCCTGACCAGTGGAATAGATCGCGATACTGTTACTGCCCTGCTGCTCCAGGGATTCTTTTGCTTTGGAGACAATCAGCTCCATTGCTTCTTCCCAGCTCGCCGGTTCCAGCTGCCCATTATCCCGGCGAATCAGCGGTGTCAGCAGCCGGTCGGAACTGTTATTGGCATACCATTGATTTTCCCCTTTGGGACCGAGTCGTCCACGGTTGATCGGATGCTGTCCATTCCCTTTGATACCGACGATTTTGTCGTCTTTGACAGCAATATGACAGCCGCAGCCGATTGAGCAAATATTGCAGGTGCTATACACCCATTTATCGACTTCACCCTGACTGTATATGTTCATATCAATACGTTCTTTTTGCCAGCTCATAGGCTCACCTCCAGATAAAAGGTCGGCACGACATACTTGATTGCCGCCTGACCATACATTTCACGCAGATGTACAGCGATCTCATCCAGCTGCTCACGCATATGCTCATACCGACTATGAACCTGATCGGTATGCTCTGTCTCAAATGAAGGCATCCAGTGCACAGCTCGTACCCAGGCACGCATAGTCGGTTCTGCCACTTCATTATTCTGATATAAAATCGACAAATATGAACGAATCTGATCAAGCGACACTGCAGCTGAATCGGAGTGCTGCTCGGACTGAGATGACGGCTTATGATTTTTATGATCTTCATGATGTATTTGCTCCGAGTCAGCGGTTAATACAGGGATTAGCTTTTCCAGTGCTTCTTGTTGTTCGTGGAGTGAATAGCGAATCAACTCAATAAGTGGATGCTTCATCGGTGCAGTCTGCTCCAGCACCTGATTAACATCGTCCGACATCGCTTTGCAATAAGGCAGTAATGGATTCATGCTGTACCTCCTCGAGTTGGCAGAGCCAAAATAATTCTCTGCTCAGGATAGGATCGTTATAGTTATACAAGGTCATAAGCCATTACCCAAATTTTGAATATGCCTACCTCTACATATGTATACTCACGCAAAATAACCGATAGTCTGCAGCGATAACAGCAGATCTATCGGTTATTTATACATAATTAATGCTGTGATGATATTTAAGAATTATTCGGTCAGGAAAGTATCGCTTCTACGTGCTATGGTCGTATACGCAAACGGCTTACCTGCCGACTCATCCACCATGCAGTATGACCGGATTTGTTATAGAATACAGCGGCTGGTTATACGTTATACGCCTACATCAGATCTGTCCGACCCACTCCGATTCGGCAGTAGCGAACCAGCGCTGACGAATATGGTCGAACTCTTCTTTGGACAGTACTCCGTCTGCGATCAGGGCTGCATTTTCAGACCAGCGGTTAGGCTTGGTTGTACCAACAATCATCGTATCCACACCGGGAATACTCAGTGTAAATCGCAGCGCCTGCTTGATACTGTTTTGTACATCGTCGTTCTGTAAAAATGTATAATTCAGGTCACGCAGCCGATTCCAATAGACAAAAGCATAATCCTGCGGCTCTACCTGCTCACGTGTCCACGCCGCGTTCGCAATCGGACGCTTGGCTGTAATGCCCATACCACGTTCACGTGCCCGAGGAATGGTAAGGGAAATCGCTTCCTGATCGGCAATATTAACCGATGTCTCCAGACTGTCAAACACACCTGTCTCTATCGCGTACAATGCATCGGCGCTATCTCCGCTGTAACCGATATAACGTGTTTTGCCCTGCTGCTTGGCACGCTGAAGTACCTCGATCACTTCTCCCCGGCGCAATACCTCTTCCGAGCAGCTGTGTAGATGAATCATATCCAGATGATCGGTCTGCAGGCGACGAAGACTGCGGTCGATACTCTGTTCCAGCATATTGCGATCCCAGTCGGGGGCATCGAATCCGGCTGCGTGACCGCATTTGCTAAACAGGTAATAGTCATCTCGCCGATCTGCCAGCGCATTGCCGATAAGCTCTTCGCTGTCTCCATAACATTCGGCTGTATCAATAATATTCAGCCCTGCATCCATTGCACTGTGCAGCAGCTGATCAACCTCGCTTTGTGAGACACCGCTTCCAATTTCCGAACCGCCAAATCCAAGCACACTTACTTGCATATCCGTATTGCCATATTTACGCTTTTCCATGATGTATAGCCTCCTTCGGTTATGTGGTCTGAAGTCTTTTGTCCGACTCTCAGACAGGTGCCATCATATGTGTTCCAATCTGCTGTACGTTATGTATTACCCGATTTACGGAAAAATAGCGGATGTTTGCCGAATTTATATATAAGAAGTGATTTTCCACCCGAAATGATGGTACCTGCACATACGCTATGGTTCCTGTTTGTTATATCCCGAGTAATCCCTATACACTGCACTACAATCCTTATCCAGCATACTCTGATTCTTATAAAAAACCCGGACAGCTCGGGGAACTGTCCGGGTAGTGAGATATACATTGAAGGCAGCGTGCAATCAGGAATTAACCAGCGATGAATCCTTGCGGACTCTGCTGATTACATATCCGCCGAGTGCGCCGATAATGGCTGGCAGCACCCATCCAAGACCAATCGTATACATAGGCAGATAACTGCCCAGGAATTCATCCAGTGCAGCTAGATGGAATGGAGTTGCTTTGAGACCATCAGCCAAACTGATAATGAAGACGAGCAGCATACTTCCCTGGTACACGAGTCGTTCCCCTTTGAACAAGGAATGACAGAAGGTCAGGAACATCAGCACAATCGCCAGCGGATAGATGATCGTCAGAACCGGTACCGAAATAGTAATCAGCTCATTCAGACCAATATTGGCAATAACCGCACTGAAAATACACAGACCAACAACCAGCTTTTTATACGAAAAGCGCGGCAGCAGCTTATGGAAGTATGAAGCACAGGACGTGATCAGACCGATACTTGTGGTTAGACAGGCAATCGTGATCATCAACCCCAGGAAAATACCGCCGGATGTACCAAAGTAATAGCTGGACATCCGTGCCAGAATCTGACCGCCATTCTCCAGATAGCCAAATGCCGTAACGGTAGATGCACTAATATAAGAAAGTGCTACATAAATCACCGACAAAATTACGGCAGCAATACAGGCTGCTTTGACACAGACGGTAACGATCTGTCTCCGGCTGGTCGCGCCGCGGCTGCGAATCGCGTTAATTACAATAATGCCAAATACAAAAGCAGCTAGCGCATCCATGGTCAGATAACCTTCCTGAAAACCATTGAACAGTGCATGTGTACTGTATTTCTCCAGTGGCTGCTGGAATCCTCCGAGCGGATACAGCAGACCGACAATAACCAGTATACTGATAAAGGTCAGCTTGATCGGAGTCAGCACTTTACCGACAATATCGACGATACGCGCTGGATTCAGCGAGAAGAAACACGTAATGCCGAAAAAGATAATCGAGAAAATAGCAGCAGCTAACGTGTACTCGTCCGCAGACAGGAACGGCTTGACGCCAATCTCGAAAGAAACATTACCGGTCCGCGGAATAGCAAACAGCGGCCCAATCGCCAGATACAGTACTGTAGTGAATACCAGACCGAATACAGGATGTACCCGGCTCGCCAGCGACTGCAGATCATCCTTGCCGGAGAATCCCAGCGCAATAACGCCCAGAGTAGGCAGCCCTACTCCCGTAATCAGAAAGCCAATATTAGCCGGCCAAAAGTTGGTTCCGGCAGACTGGCCCAGCATGGTTGGGAAAATAAGATTCCCTGCACCGAAAAAGAGCGCAAACAGCATTAATCCAATAACTACGATGAATGAAAATGGTATTTTTTTCTCCAAAGAACGAACCTCCGATAAATCGCTATGCAATTCTATTTGTCATCCGGTCCGGATCGATCTCTCCACTCCTACAGTGCTCCAGGTGCCGGATGCCATGCGTTCGAAATTCTTTTCATTTACGGATGATACAGCTGTTCCGCTTCAACGCGCCGATGTATACATGTACACTGACGCATGATTGACCGCTGCCCCGTTCCTTTTGCCGCCTCCAAATCAATGTGATTAAAGCATATCTCACGCATAAGGTTATATTTTAACCCACTCCGCCCAATGCCTCAATGACAATTATTGAGAATTGCAAAATATTCTTTTTCCGGCCGGACGATTCAAGCATGTCATTCTCATAGTAATACTGCCGACAGCTACTGTATATTATGCTTCTGCCGATTCATGATCCGGTACTGGCTGGGCGTGTATCCGGTCTTTTTTTTGAAAATAACGCTAAAATTGGCGGTATGTGCATAACCCGTTCGCTCAGCGATCAGGGCGATACTGAGCGTACTACTGCGCAGCAGCTCACGGGCTGCACGCAGCCGGATCGTCTGCAAATATTCCCGGAAATGAAAACCGGTAATCTGCGGGAAAATCCGGCACAGGTACGAAGGACTAATATAAAATCGTTCCGAGATCTCCTGCAGCGTGAGCGGCTCATCAAAATGTTCGTTGATATACCGGGCTATCTCGGTAATTTTGGTCTCCATCGGATGGGTAGTCGACAGAGGAGCAGCTGGCTGTCCCTGTTCCCGCCGTCTTAACCGGTATAAGCGAATCAGCAGTCCTGTCAGCAGACAGCGGCTATATTCAATATACCCGGCTTCCCGGCGCTCCATTTCGGTTAGCAGTTCCTGCAGACATTGTTCGATAGCGGTCTGTTCCTCGGGCGGCAGACGATAGAGATGATCTCGTCCCAACTCCTGCAGCGGGAACAACAGTCCTCCTCCCTGACGAATAAACTCTTCGGTAAAATTAACCAGAATCCGCTCACATAACAGCGCATCTGTACTGACTGTCCGGTGCAGATCTGTCGGACAAATGAAAACCAGATCGCCCTTACCTGCATGAACAGCTGTTTCATTAATAAAGTAAGTCCTTCCCCCATCCTGTACATAAAAAATCTCGTAGCTGGCATGGGAATGATAACGAGGCATCGCAGTGTAGCCAGTCTGCCGCAAATAATGAATACGCATACTCTCCTGTGGATCGATACTGTAACCGACTGCTGCCAGAGTCTCCATCTTCATTGCCTCCTTAGGATTTTACGGTCTGTTTGTATATTTTCAGCATTATCAGAAGACAATAAAAGCAAAATGTAAGCGTATTCTAGACAAGAAATACAAAATTTGTTTGTTTTACTTGTACTATAATGGCTCTGTGATCACTTGTAAATTAATGGTTATCTTTGTTGTTGGTAATCTGCCGGCACTCCGGAATCCGGCAGGTACAATCGGTTTTGCATACTTTTATTCCAAAGGAGTTGTATTGTATATGAAATTGAAATTATGGCAGCCTTCCGCTCGCCCTGCTGGTCAGCGATCCTATCTGAATACCTCTATGATTATGATATGTACATGTGCAGTCGGCTTGTCACTACTGCCGGTACAGCCTGCACAAGCCCAGGATCAGCCTTTTTCATCCAGCCTGATCGCAGAAGCCAGCCAGACCAAAACGATTACCGTCGCCAAAGATGGGTCCGGTCAATACAGCAGTGTACAAGCTGCTATCGATTCTATTGTAAGCGGTAACAATACACCTGTGACTATTTACGTCAAAAATGGAACGTACAAGGAAAAGATTACTTTTCCCAAAGATAAGCCCTATATTACACTAACCGGTGAAAGTGCTTTCGGTACAATTCTGACGTACAACGATACAGCCGCATCTGCTGGCGGGACGACCAACAGCTCCAGTACTTTTGTGATGTCCGACCATTTTACCGCGCAAAATATCACTTTTGCCAATACAGCCGGCAAAGATGCCGGACAAGCGGTTGCCCTGTATGTACGCGGTGATCGGGCGGTATTCAAAAATGTACGCATGCTGGGTCATCAGGATACGCTCTATACTCCCGGCAGCGGACGGCAGTACTATGAGAACTGCTATATTGAAGGCACGGTGGATTTTGTATTTGGCAGTGCCACCGCCGTATTCAACAATTGCGAGCTGAAAAGTCTGGGCAACGGCTACATAACTGCTGCTTCTACACCTGCCGAGCAGCCTTATGGCTATGTCCTTCTGAACTGCAGGCTGACACGAAGCGAAGCGGTTGCTAACAGTTCGGTGTATTTGGGACGTCCATGGCGTCCATACAGTTCGGTCACTTATATTAACACTACGATGGACAGTCATATCCGGCCCGAAGGCTGGAACAACTGGGGGAATGCAGCCAATGAGCAGACCGCACGCTATTCGGAATATAACAGCAAGGGAGCAGGTGCCGGCGGTACAAGAGTAGGCTGGTCCAAGCTCCTTTCTTCCAGTGAAGCATCAGCAATTACCATCTCGTCCGTGCTCGCTGGTAACGATGGATGGAACCCGGCAAAATGATCAGAGAATCATCCCATACAGTTCATACTGATCAAGCGAGAGGAGAATCCAATGAATTCTATAATTTCATGCTGGACACGTTCCCTGCTGGCAGCAGCTGTAGCTATTCCGCTAATAATACCCGTCGCTGCCGAAGCCGCGGATACCAGTCCGCCAGCTGATTCTGTATCTGTA
It encodes the following:
- a CDS encoding molybdopterin-dependent oxidoreductase, translating into MSWQKERIDMNIYSQGEVDKWVYSTCNICSIGCGCHIAVKDDKIVGIKGNGQHPINRGRLGPKGENQWYANNSSDRLLTPLIRRDNGQLEPASWEEAMELIVSKAKESLEQQGSNSIAIYSTGQGYLEDYYTIAKIGRAGLHTHLLDANTRLCTATTEFCLLQSFGADGTPASFDDVDVTDTLMLFGHNVAETGTVLHERIMQRKQREGKPYIIAVDPRHTLTARHADLHLQLIPGTNVALLNGLVHLMIQNGHIDQQFVEQYTIGFDEMKQSVADWTPEKTSKITGIPVEQLHEAARVLGETPSMVTTTLQGTFQSADATTACVAINNMHLIRGQIGKPGCGPLHMAGQPSSSANRTAGGVGTYPAQRNPMNPQHLQEMADLWNVEEETLPAGPEKGIEEQLDMIEQGKVTFFWNIGTNPMVSLPNRRRARKALESIFVVVQDPFLTETAKVADVILPVALWGEKEGTMENADRTINVLRKAVEAPEGVKSDLQILIDFARRMGLKDKDGQPLIGYSTPEECFEEWKKVSRGRPCDMTGMTYDKLEQHNGMRWPANEQHPTGTPRLYSDYQFPTDADYSQSYTKDQFSGRALSRDEFVRKQANGKAILHATRYLPPTEQPNEEYPIWLTTGRLVWHWHTRTKTARSPYLQMAAPNAYVEIHEEDAAALSIVQGEVVRITSPRGWIEVPARIGTAVQKGLVFVPFHYGSWEGHESANDLTADFTDPLSKQPTFKQAACRIDKLRKQHIVVGEESADYIAEQYQLTVEHLLQANRLVTPYDIQSGQTLEVPISVVNAPIPPYIPQRG
- a CDS encoding aldo/keto reductase — protein: MEKRKYGNTDMQVSVLGFGGSEIGSGVSQSEVDQLLHSAMDAGLNIIDTAECYGDSEELIGNALADRRDDYYLFSKCGHAAGFDAPDWDRNMLEQSIDRSLRRLQTDHLDMIHLHSCSEEVLRRGEVIEVLQRAKQQGKTRYIGYSGDSADALYAIETGVFDSLETSVNIADQEAISLTIPRARERGMGITAKRPIANAAWTREQVEPQDYAFVYWNRLRDLNYTFLQNDDVQNSIKQALRFTLSIPGVDTMIVGTTKPNRWSENAALIADGVLSKEEFDHIRQRWFATAESEWVGQI
- the brnQ gene encoding branched-chain amino acid transport system II carrier protein, encoding MEKKIPFSFIVVIGLMLFALFFGAGNLIFPTMLGQSAGTNFWPANIGFLITGVGLPTLGVIALGFSGKDDLQSLASRVHPVFGLVFTTVLYLAIGPLFAIPRTGNVSFEIGVKPFLSADEYTLAAAIFSIIFFGITCFFSLNPARIVDIVGKVLTPIKLTFISILVIVGLLYPLGGFQQPLEKYSTHALFNGFQEGYLTMDALAAFVFGIIVINAIRSRGATSRRQIVTVCVKAACIAAVILSVIYVALSYISASTVTAFGYLENGGQILARMSSYYFGTSGGIFLGLMITIACLTTSIGLITSCASYFHKLLPRFSYKKLVVGLCIFSAVIANIGLNELITISVPVLTIIYPLAIVLMFLTFCHSLFKGERLVYQGSMLLVFIISLADGLKATPFHLAALDEFLGSYLPMYTIGLGWVLPAIIGALGGYVISRVRKDSSLVNS
- a CDS encoding helix-turn-helix transcriptional regulator — encoded protein: METLAAVGYSIDPQESMRIHYLRQTGYTAMPRYHSHASYEIFYVQDGGRTYFINETAVHAGKGDLVFICPTDLHRTVSTDALLCERILVNFTEEFIRQGGGLLFPLQELGRDHLYRLPPEEQTAIEQCLQELLTEMERREAGYIEYSRCLLTGLLIRLYRLRRREQGQPAAPLSTTHPMETKITEIARYINEHFDEPLTLQEISERFYISPSYLCRIFPQITGFHFREYLQTIRLRAARELLRSSTLSIALIAERTGYAHTANFSVIFKKKTGYTPSQYRIMNRQKHNIQ
- a CDS encoding pectinesterase family protein, which produces MKLKLWQPSARPAGQRSYLNTSMIMICTCAVGLSLLPVQPAQAQDQPFSSSLIAEASQTKTITVAKDGSGQYSSVQAAIDSIVSGNNTPVTIYVKNGTYKEKITFPKDKPYITLTGESAFGTILTYNDTAASAGGTTNSSSTFVMSDHFTAQNITFANTAGKDAGQAVALYVRGDRAVFKNVRMLGHQDTLYTPGSGRQYYENCYIEGTVDFVFGSATAVFNNCELKSLGNGYITAASTPAEQPYGYVLLNCRLTRSEAVANSSVYLGRPWRPYSSVTYINTTMDSHIRPEGWNNWGNAANEQTARYSEYNSKGAGAGGTRVGWSKLLSSSEASAITISSVLAGNDGWNPAK